Proteins from a genomic interval of Diaminobutyricimonas aerilata:
- a CDS encoding M1 family metallopeptidase produces the protein MAAALRTHSRTADPYVPGNGSLDYAVDSYALDLRYRVASNRMQGVAVIEAVALTSLSRIELDLSTLKATRVLVDGDPTAHRQTAHKLIVAARSTIEAGSRFSVRVEYSGAPRPRRSPWGSVGWEELEDGVIVAAQPSGASTWFPCNDRPSDKATYDIRVTTDAAYTVIANGRLAGSTASRGDRTWHYVQQQPTATYLATVQIGRYTTDAVDLAGVPGVLAYPRPLARRVRADLGALDRMMALFIDRFGPYPFDGYAVVVTPDPLEIPLEAQSLAIFGANLIDGIGGSERLVAHELAHQWFGNSVGVAAWQHIWLNEGFACYAEWLWSEERGGPSADACARDHHAGLAAKPQQLVLDDPGARDMFDDRVYKRGAVALHALRLGVGDDAFFGVLRRWCDEYRGEVATTADFVALAEASTGADLTAWADAWLHTAALPALPR, from the coding sequence ATGGCGGCCGCCCTCCGCACGCACTCGAGAACCGCGGACCCTTACGTTCCCGGCAACGGCAGCCTCGACTACGCCGTCGACTCGTACGCCCTCGACCTGCGGTACCGGGTCGCGTCGAACCGGATGCAGGGCGTCGCCGTGATCGAAGCGGTCGCGTTGACGTCGCTCTCGCGCATCGAGCTCGACCTGTCGACCCTCAAGGCGACGCGGGTGCTCGTCGACGGGGATCCGACCGCCCACCGGCAGACGGCGCACAAGCTCATCGTCGCCGCCCGCTCCACGATCGAGGCGGGCAGCCGGTTCTCGGTGCGGGTCGAATACTCGGGCGCGCCGCGCCCGCGGCGGAGCCCGTGGGGATCGGTCGGCTGGGAGGAACTCGAAGACGGCGTCATCGTCGCGGCGCAGCCGAGCGGAGCGTCCACCTGGTTCCCGTGCAACGACCGGCCGAGCGACAAGGCGACCTACGACATCCGGGTAACGACGGATGCGGCGTACACCGTGATCGCGAACGGCCGGCTCGCGGGATCGACGGCCTCCCGCGGCGATCGCACCTGGCACTACGTGCAGCAGCAGCCCACCGCGACCTACCTCGCGACGGTGCAGATCGGCCGCTACACGACGGATGCGGTGGACCTCGCGGGTGTACCGGGCGTGCTCGCCTATCCGCGCCCGCTCGCCCGGCGGGTGCGGGCGGACCTCGGCGCGCTGGACCGCATGATGGCGCTGTTCATCGACCGCTTCGGTCCGTACCCCTTCGACGGATACGCCGTGGTCGTCACGCCGGATCCGCTCGAGATCCCGCTCGAGGCGCAGAGCCTCGCGATCTTCGGGGCGAACCTCATCGACGGCATCGGCGGCTCGGAACGCCTCGTCGCCCACGAACTCGCCCACCAGTGGTTCGGCAACAGCGTCGGCGTCGCCGCGTGGCAGCACATCTGGCTCAACGAGGGGTTCGCCTGTTACGCCGAGTGGTTGTGGTCGGAGGAGCGCGGCGGCCCGAGCGCCGACGCCTGCGCCCGCGACCACCACGCCGGGCTCGCCGCGAAACCGCAGCAGCTCGTGCTCGACGATCCGGGCGCCCGCGACATGTTCGACGACCGCGTGTACAAGCGCGGCGCGGTCGCCCTGCACGCGCTGCGACTCGGTGTCGGGGACGACGCGTTCTTCGGCGTGCTGCGCCGCTGGTGCGACGAGTACCGCGGCGAGGTCGCCACGACGGCGGACTTCGTCGCCCTCGCCGAGGCGTCGACCGGCGCGGACCTCACCGCGTGGGCCGACGCGTGGTTGCACACCGCGGCGCTGCCCGCCCTCCCCCGCTGA
- the ligD gene encoding non-homologous end-joining DNA ligase, whose amino-acid sequence MAKASSPAVEIEVGGRTVRISNPDRVYFPARGETKLDLVNYYLSVGDGIVNALRERPCMMHRFPEGVAGEKVHQKRLPYGAPPWMETVQVFFPRYKRTADELCVTELAQVAWAVQMSTVEFHPWNSRRAHVEQPDEWRIDLDPMPECGFDRVRRVAHIAHEVLDEIGATGWPKTSGGRGIHIYVRIKPEHGFDDVRRAALAFAREVERRAPDEVTTEWWRRDRDPKALFVDYNQNARDHTIAAAYSVRGNPIGTVSTPIRWDEIDAVEPDDFTIATVPKRFAELGDLHAGIDDAVFDLAPLLEWADRDEREGAAPPADPDDRD is encoded by the coding sequence ATGGCGAAGGCGAGCAGTCCCGCGGTCGAGATCGAGGTCGGTGGGCGCACGGTGCGCATCAGCAATCCGGACCGGGTGTACTTCCCGGCGCGCGGCGAGACGAAGCTCGACCTCGTGAACTACTACCTCTCCGTCGGCGACGGCATCGTGAACGCACTGCGGGAGCGGCCGTGCATGATGCACCGGTTCCCGGAGGGTGTCGCCGGCGAGAAGGTGCATCAGAAGCGCCTGCCGTACGGGGCGCCGCCGTGGATGGAGACGGTGCAGGTGTTCTTTCCGCGGTACAAGCGCACGGCGGATGAGCTGTGCGTCACCGAGCTCGCGCAGGTCGCGTGGGCGGTGCAGATGTCGACCGTCGAGTTCCACCCGTGGAACAGCCGCCGGGCGCACGTCGAGCAGCCTGACGAGTGGCGCATCGACCTCGACCCCATGCCGGAGTGCGGGTTCGACCGCGTGCGGCGGGTCGCCCACATCGCCCACGAGGTGCTCGACGAGATCGGCGCGACCGGATGGCCGAAGACCTCCGGCGGCCGCGGCATCCACATCTACGTGCGCATCAAGCCGGAGCACGGGTTCGACGACGTGCGCCGGGCGGCACTCGCGTTCGCGCGCGAGGTCGAGCGACGAGCCCCGGATGAGGTCACGACGGAATGGTGGCGGCGCGACCGCGACCCGAAGGCGCTCTTCGTGGACTACAACCAGAACGCGCGGGATCACACCATCGCGGCCGCCTACTCGGTGCGCGGCAATCCGATCGGCACCGTCTCGACGCCCATCCGGTGGGATGAGATCGACGCGGTGGAGCCCGACGACTTCACGATCGCCACGGTGCCGAAGCGATTCGCCGAACTGGGCGACCTGCACGCCGGCATCGACGACGCCGTCTTCGACCTCGCGCCGCTGCTCGAGTGGGCCGATCGCGACGAACGCGAGGGAGCCGCGCCGCCGGCGGATCCCGACGACCGCGACTAG
- a CDS encoding 4'-phosphopantetheinyl transferase family protein, with product MLLVRRVVGGTPGAGAADARALAATVLGVPEDDLVVSAVCPDCGGPHGRPSLRSRSGAAVGAWVSVTHAGTGTWVAVTDEGDVGVDAELAAQPAERIASIAALVGVDAMDVRQLLRRWTRIEAVLKADGRGLRVDPARVLVSDDGSFATLGDTRIRYRFVEVEQPVDAVLSVAVREPAQPEPAAV from the coding sequence GTGCTGCTGGTCCGCAGGGTCGTCGGCGGCACCCCGGGCGCGGGTGCCGCCGACGCCCGCGCGCTCGCCGCGACGGTGCTCGGCGTGCCCGAGGACGACCTCGTCGTGTCGGCGGTCTGCCCGGATTGCGGCGGCCCGCACGGCCGTCCGTCGCTGCGGTCGCGGTCGGGCGCAGCCGTCGGGGCGTGGGTGAGCGTGACCCACGCGGGCACCGGCACGTGGGTCGCCGTCACCGACGAGGGCGACGTGGGCGTCGATGCGGAGCTCGCGGCCCAGCCGGCGGAGCGGATCGCGTCGATCGCGGCACTCGTCGGCGTCGATGCGATGGATGTGCGGCAACTCCTGCGGCGGTGGACTCGTATCGAGGCGGTGCTCAAAGCCGACGGGCGGGGACTCCGGGTCGATCCGGCCCGGGTGCTCGTCTCGGACGACGGATCCTTCGCGACGCTCGGCGACACGCGCATCCGCTACCGCTTCGTCGAGGTGGAGCAGCCGGTCGACGCCGTGCTCAGTGTCGCCGTGCGGGAGCCGGCCCAGCCCGAGCCGGCTGCCGTCTAG
- a CDS encoding MDR family MFS transporter, producing the protein MTTAASPSTRGADAPFLLTQRRIWIIFAALISGMLLSSLDQTIVSTAMPTIVGELGGVEHQVWVTTAYLLATTIVMPVYGKFGDVLGRRNLFLVAIALFTLASVGCAFAGDFWALVVFRAIQGLGGGGLMILSQAIIADIVPASERGKYLGPLGAVFGLSAVGGPLLGGLFVDHLTWQWAFYINIPIGIAAFVIAWFTLTLPSKKATAPIDILGVLTLSAATTCLIFFTDFGGDSAHGWDDPLTWLFGAGLVVAALLFVLVESRAKDPIIPLSLFRNPIFVNATAIGLTLGLGMFAAIGFIPTFLQMSSGTSAAESGLLMLPMMVGLMGTSIASGIAITRTGRYKMYPILGTLVTGAAMVAMTSLSAETPIWLICVFLFVFGAGLGLIMQVVVLVTQNSVSPSLIGTATSTNNYFREVGASLGVAVFGTIFTTRLTENLTGVFAAAGASAADASSSAATIDPRTLQSLPDEVRDGIVAAYADALAPVFWYLLPFIGLAFVLSLFLKQIPLSDVAGLVARGEAVGGAEAEALEAARRGVPSAGDASPTASRDEAFVDDTADGARR; encoded by the coding sequence GTGACCACCGCCGCCAGCCCCTCCACCCGCGGCGCCGACGCGCCGTTCCTGCTCACCCAGCGCCGCATCTGGATCATCTTCGCCGCGCTCATCTCGGGCATGCTGCTCTCGAGCCTCGACCAGACGATCGTCTCGACCGCCATGCCCACGATCGTCGGTGAACTCGGCGGCGTGGAGCACCAGGTGTGGGTGACGACCGCCTACCTGCTCGCCACGACGATCGTCATGCCCGTGTACGGCAAGTTCGGCGACGTGCTGGGCCGCCGGAACCTGTTCCTCGTCGCCATCGCGCTGTTCACCCTCGCCTCGGTCGGCTGCGCGTTCGCGGGCGACTTCTGGGCCCTCGTGGTGTTCCGCGCCATCCAGGGCCTCGGCGGCGGCGGGCTCATGATCCTCTCGCAGGCGATCATCGCCGACATCGTGCCGGCGTCGGAGCGGGGCAAGTACCTCGGGCCCCTCGGCGCGGTCTTCGGACTCTCTGCCGTCGGCGGTCCCCTCCTCGGTGGGCTCTTCGTCGACCACCTCACCTGGCAGTGGGCGTTCTACATCAACATCCCGATCGGCATCGCGGCGTTCGTCATCGCCTGGTTCACCCTCACCCTGCCGAGCAAGAAGGCGACGGCCCCGATCGACATCCTCGGTGTGCTCACCCTGTCGGCCGCGACGACGTGCCTGATCTTCTTCACCGACTTCGGCGGCGACTCCGCCCACGGCTGGGACGACCCGCTCACCTGGCTCTTCGGAGCTGGGCTCGTGGTGGCCGCACTGCTGTTCGTGCTCGTCGAGTCGCGCGCGAAGGACCCGATCATCCCGCTGTCGCTCTTCCGCAACCCGATCTTCGTCAACGCGACCGCGATCGGACTCACCCTCGGGCTCGGCATGTTCGCCGCGATCGGGTTCATCCCGACGTTCCTGCAGATGTCGTCGGGCACGTCGGCCGCCGAGTCCGGGCTGCTCATGCTGCCGATGATGGTCGGGCTCATGGGAACCTCGATCGCCTCCGGAATCGCGATCACCCGCACCGGGCGGTACAAGATGTATCCGATCCTCGGCACCCTCGTCACGGGGGCGGCCATGGTGGCCATGACGAGTCTGAGTGCCGAGACGCCGATCTGGCTCATCTGCGTCTTCCTCTTCGTCTTCGGCGCCGGGCTCGGGCTGATCATGCAGGTCGTGGTGCTCGTGACGCAGAACTCGGTGAGTCCCTCGCTCATCGGCACGGCGACGAGCACGAACAACTACTTCCGCGAGGTCGGGGCGTCGCTCGGCGTCGCCGTGTTCGGCACGATCTTCACCACCCGGCTCACCGAGAACCTCACCGGCGTGTTCGCGGCGGCGGGGGCGAGCGCCGCCGACGCCTCGTCGTCGGCGGCGACGATCGACCCGCGGACCCTCCAGTCGCTGCCGGACGAGGTGCGCGATGGCATCGTCGCGGCGTACGCCGACGCCCTCGCCCCGGTCTTCTGGTACCTGCTGCCGTTCATCGGGCTCGCCTTCGTGCTGTCGCTGTTCCTCAAGCAGATCCCGTTGTCGGATGTGGCGGGTCTCGTGGCCCGAGGCGAAGCGGTCGGCGGCGCCGAGGCCGAGGCGCTCGAGGCTGCGCGGCGCGGGGTGCCGTCCGCGGGCGACGCGTCGCCGACGGCGTCCCGTGATGAGGCGTTCGTCGACGACACCGCCGACGGCGCTCGCCGCTGA
- a CDS encoding TetR/AcrR family transcriptional regulator — protein MTNSATPSTREQRREKTAARLTTASRRLTAERGLSGFTVEELCSEVGVSRRTFFNYFPSKEEAVLGVDEADEGQRLAERFLALGSRGWPAVIDDLVDLAREHVRTDDLGLAERADLHAAIMREPRLLARFLGQTQDRERGLIELVALREGVGTDDPRARTAVHIVFVLLRDASDRILAHGAVEEFDRALTASLDAARAVLAPSPSRKDTP, from the coding sequence GTGACTAATAGTGCAACTCCGTCGACGCGTGAGCAACGTCGCGAGAAGACGGCCGCGCGCCTCACGACAGCCTCCCGGCGCCTGACGGCCGAGCGTGGCCTCAGCGGCTTCACCGTCGAGGAGCTGTGCTCCGAAGTCGGCGTCTCCCGGCGTACCTTCTTCAACTACTTCCCCTCCAAAGAGGAGGCGGTGCTCGGCGTCGACGAGGCCGACGAAGGCCAGCGTCTCGCCGAGCGTTTCCTCGCCCTCGGGTCCCGCGGCTGGCCCGCGGTGATCGACGATCTCGTCGACCTCGCGCGCGAACACGTCCGCACCGATGACCTCGGCCTCGCAGAACGCGCGGACCTCCACGCCGCCATCATGCGGGAACCGCGTCTCCTCGCCCGGTTCCTCGGGCAGACGCAGGACCGCGAACGCGGTCTCATCGAGCTCGTCGCGCTGCGGGAGGGGGTCGGCACCGACGATCCTCGAGCCCGCACCGCCGTGCACATCGTCTTCGTGCTGCTCCGAGACGCGAGCGACCGCATCCTCGCGCACGGCGCGGTCGAGGAGTTCGACCGCGCCCTCACCGCATCCCTCGACGCGGCTCGCGCCGTGCTCGCCCCGTCGCCCTCCCGGAAGGACACCCCGTGA
- a CDS encoding ATP-dependent DNA ligase, which produces MGVLLYGDRPQRIEIEDRTLAHLQVVIGSKLRRRESFFFTFTEGRGETRASVWISPAVPIRFKYFGTRPPTLNREWLERLSASANTPGGLVLLEEQTD; this is translated from the coding sequence TTGGGGGTTCTGCTCTACGGTGATCGGCCGCAACGCATCGAGATCGAAGACCGCACCCTCGCACACCTGCAGGTGGTGATCGGCTCGAAGCTGCGCCGCCGCGAATCGTTCTTCTTCACGTTCACGGAGGGGCGCGGCGAGACGAGGGCGAGCGTCTGGATCTCGCCGGCCGTCCCCATCCGGTTCAAGTACTTCGGCACGCGCCCGCCGACCCTCAACCGCGAGTGGCTCGAGCGCTTGTCCGCGTCGGCGAACACGCCCGGGGGGCTCGTGCTGCTCGAGGAGCAGACGGACTGA